A genomic segment from Methanolobus zinderi encodes:
- the hisA gene encoding 1-(5-phosphoribosyl)-5-[(5-phosphoribosylamino)methylideneamino]imidazole-4-carboxamide isomerase produces MAFEVIPAVDMRNGKCVQLVQGVPGSEMVSLDDPVAVAKDWISQGAKTLHLIDLDGAIEGTRQNAPLIEKIVEECRPMGVEIQVGGGIRSFEDAAGLLELGVDRVILSTAAIRNPELVKQLADSFGSEHVNVALDSKNGKISIEGWKKQSEHTAVEMGTRFESLGAGSLLFTNIDTEGLMQGVSTGPTEKLVNSVSIPVIASGGVTSLEDLLAIRKTGASAVVVGSALYTGKFTLTEAINTISENL; encoded by the coding sequence ATGGCTTTTGAAGTGATCCCTGCGGTCGATATGCGAAACGGCAAGTGCGTACAGCTCGTGCAGGGCGTTCCCGGCAGCGAGATGGTCTCTCTTGATGACCCTGTGGCCGTTGCAAAGGACTGGATAAGTCAGGGTGCAAAAACCCTTCATCTCATAGACCTCGATGGTGCAATAGAGGGCACACGCCAGAATGCACCCCTCATCGAGAAGATAGTAGAAGAATGCAGGCCCATGGGAGTTGAGATACAGGTAGGAGGAGGCATCCGATCCTTTGAAGATGCCGCAGGCCTGCTTGAGCTCGGAGTGGACAGGGTGATCCTGAGTACCGCAGCAATCAGGAACCCGGAGCTTGTTAAACAACTTGCAGATTCCTTTGGCAGCGAGCATGTGAATGTCGCCCTGGATTCAAAGAACGGCAAAATATCCATCGAAGGCTGGAAAAAGCAATCAGAACATACTGCTGTGGAGATGGGTACCAGGTTTGAGAGCCTGGGCGCAGGCAGCCTCCTTTTCACGAATATCGATACCGAAGGTCTTATGCAGGGAGTGAGCACAGGCCCCACAGAAAAGCTGGTAAACTCGGTCAGTATCCCGGTTATCGCATCAGGAGGAGTCACATCCCTTGAAGACCTTTTGGCGATCAGGAAGACAGGAGCATCAGCAGTTGTTGTGGGAAGTGCACTGTATACCGGAAAGTTCACACTTACAGAAGCGATAAATACTATCAGTGAAAATTTATAA
- a CDS encoding helix-turn-helix transcriptional regulator, whose translation MLDVLFASEKRKNMLLMLKDGPVEITSLLCGLNTSRQALLPQAKVLEETHLISKNGQSYELTSIGELILDRMLPAIGTVNVLEENVDYWGSHDLDFIPGYLLKRLEELDPCTIIEPDMYNIFELNEEFIETSKKSEYVNSFVSFLHPDHLQIFLDLMDRDIDASLIVSEKLFEKIREEYFEDFRELLSTDSVKLFIYKDKMDLVSFSINDHCSVMRLLTKSYEYDSKQLVCKGHKALEWGQELFEYYRKRSVPVTSFEK comes from the coding sequence TTGCTAGATGTACTTTTTGCATCCGAGAAAAGAAAAAACATGCTTTTGATGCTGAAAGATGGTCCTGTAGAGATAACTTCTCTTCTTTGTGGTCTTAATACAAGCAGACAGGCCTTGCTCCCGCAGGCAAAGGTTCTGGAAGAAACTCATCTTATCTCCAAGAACGGTCAGTCCTATGAACTCACATCCATTGGAGAACTTATTCTTGACAGAATGCTCCCCGCAATTGGTACTGTGAACGTTCTGGAAGAGAACGTCGATTACTGGGGTAGTCATGATCTGGATTTCATCCCCGGGTATCTCCTGAAAAGGCTGGAAGAGCTCGATCCATGCACTATAATAGAGCCAGACATGTACAATATTTTTGAGCTCAACGAGGAATTCATAGAAACCAGTAAGAAGTCCGAGTACGTTAATTCCTTTGTTTCATTCCTTCACCCGGACCATCTCCAGATTTTCCTGGACCTCATGGACAGGGACATAGACGCATCGTTAATTGTTTCTGAAAAACTCTTTGAGAAAATCAGGGAGGAATATTTTGAAGATTTCAGGGAATTACTATCAACAGACTCCGTGAAGCTATTCATATACAAAGATAAGATGGATCTGGTGTCCTTTTCGATCAACGATCACTGTTCTGTTATGAGGTTATTGACAAAATCTTATGAATATGACAGCAAACAACTCGTATGCAAAGGACATAAAGCACTCGAATGGGGACAGGAACTCTTCGAGTATTACCGGAAGAGATCAGTGCCTGTAACTTCCTTTGAAAAATAA
- a CDS encoding MutS-related protein, with product MSADIESLRAVPGIGDKMAKRFIEHFGTESLALEAILRADIAGISQVEGIGQRFAISLVHDIRSKTEGVGISDFLRTEEAMAVYEKLLELIKDYAHTSYARDKLHIHIPYPSKRSDAIMQMRSSVSGYMETAKLLGEDTEIVSMLTRVKPLNIKLTVPKIRDRVIICAEQETFEYARERFGSMMDVQLAGSLSEFVDMARGYSHVVAADDVYLSFDLPEDIHPEFISDIRKSQDWQIIPEKEMIVFSRNLSSLQCAIDVVRILRSRNVSFLDDVSDDELEVLASTLSLIDDEGNVIEGTDEEIDRLRYVIANLDACVAAALKDANLKFDESLAKSEFTLGGQDMLRVMKGSMEVKDVMGKQLHESYYSVMKECAASICDELNLQKKEMLFIDALFPDEICHPVELDREQLSSFRQHMERRVLTRQLEHKRELGKVLSSYLDIARNMIREVLDFDVGFAVACFARDNGLEMPEIVDGPGLALEQGRNLFIASRHGDVVPIDYSVGRNSYSPEGDDSRVILLSGVNSGGKTSMLELIAQSVILTHMGFPVPAESSEISLTDGFYYFAKSKGTLDAGAFETTLTEFAVVADDSAKMVLADELESITEPGASAKIIAGILEVLTENKQSMSVFVSHLPELILENTTCKIRVDGIEASGLDADLNLVVERSPRYNYVAKSTPELIVERLSKKTSGGEQAFYEKLKKKFN from the coding sequence GCCCTTGAAGCGATACTCAGGGCCGACATTGCGGGTATCTCCCAGGTGGAAGGTATCGGGCAGCGCTTTGCAATATCCCTTGTACATGATATCAGGTCGAAAACCGAAGGAGTTGGGATATCTGACTTTTTAAGGACAGAAGAGGCCATGGCGGTATATGAAAAACTTCTGGAGCTCATAAAGGACTACGCACATACCAGCTACGCAAGGGATAAGCTGCATATCCATATCCCCTATCCGTCAAAAAGATCAGATGCTATCATGCAGATGCGCAGCTCTGTATCCGGATACATGGAAACTGCAAAACTGCTGGGTGAGGATACGGAAATCGTTTCCATGCTCACCAGGGTAAAACCACTCAATATTAAGCTCACGGTTCCGAAGATCCGTGACAGGGTGATAATCTGTGCAGAACAGGAAACTTTTGAGTATGCAAGGGAGAGGTTTGGCTCAATGATGGATGTGCAGCTGGCAGGCTCCCTCTCGGAATTTGTTGACATGGCACGTGGCTATTCCCATGTTGTTGCTGCAGACGATGTTTACCTGTCCTTTGATCTTCCGGAAGATATCCATCCGGAATTCATCTCCGATATAAGGAAAAGTCAAGACTGGCAGATCATTCCTGAGAAAGAGATGATCGTTTTTTCCAGAAATCTCAGTAGCCTGCAGTGTGCCATTGATGTTGTGCGGATATTACGCTCCAGGAATGTATCATTTCTGGATGATGTGTCAGATGATGAACTGGAAGTGCTTGCTTCCACTCTTTCACTGATCGATGATGAGGGAAATGTCATCGAGGGTACCGACGAGGAAATTGACCGGCTGCGCTATGTCATTGCAAACCTCGATGCATGTGTTGCGGCAGCATTGAAAGATGCGAATCTGAAATTTGACGAGTCCCTGGCAAAGAGTGAGTTCACCCTTGGTGGACAGGATATGCTCAGGGTTATGAAGGGCTCCATGGAAGTGAAGGACGTAATGGGTAAGCAATTGCATGAATCCTATTATTCCGTGATGAAAGAATGTGCAGCTTCCATCTGTGATGAGCTGAACCTTCAGAAAAAGGAAATGTTGTTTATAGACGCTCTTTTTCCCGATGAGATTTGCCATCCTGTGGAGCTTGACAGGGAACAGCTGTCTTCTTTCAGGCAGCATATGGAACGCAGGGTACTTACAAGACAGCTTGAGCACAAGCGCGAGCTTGGAAAGGTACTTTCTTCCTATCTTGATATTGCCAGGAACATGATCCGGGAAGTCCTGGATTTTGACGTAGGCTTTGCAGTAGCCTGTTTTGCCAGGGATAATGGTCTTGAAATGCCGGAAATAGTTGATGGTCCGGGTCTTGCACTCGAACAGGGCCGTAATCTCTTCATAGCTTCAAGACACGGGGATGTTGTCCCTATTGACTATTCTGTTGGCAGGAACAGTTACAGTCCTGAGGGTGATGACAGTCGGGTAATACTTCTCAGTGGTGTCAACTCGGGTGGTAAGACTTCCATGCTGGAGTTGATCGCACAGTCCGTGATCCTGACTCATATGGGATTCCCGGTGCCGGCAGAATCTTCGGAGATCTCACTTACGGACGGGTTCTACTATTTCGCCAAGTCCAAGGGAACACTGGATGCGGGAGCCTTCGAGACTACGCTTACGGAGTTTGCTGTGGTGGCGGATGATTCTGCCAAGATGGTGCTGGCGGATGAACTCGAATCCATCACCGAGCCTGGTGCTTCGGCCAAGATCATTGCCGGAATTCTTGAGGTACTGACCGAGAATAAGCAAAGCATGTCTGTATTCGTGTCCCACCTGCCTGAGCTCATACTTGAGAACACCACTTGCAAGATCAGGGTTGATGGTATAGAGGCAAGCGGACTTGATGCCGACCTGAACCTTGTGGTAGAGAGAAGTCCGCGTTATAATTATGTCGCAAAAAGTACGCCTGAGCTCATAGTCGAGAGGCTTTCAAAGAAGACATCAGGTGGAGAACAGGCATTTTATGAGAAATTGAAGAAGAAGTTTAATTGA
- the hisB gene encoding imidazoleglycerol-phosphate dehydratase HisB: MRSAEVSRKTGETDIRIELNIDGTGDSDIDTGIGFFDHMLTAFSKHGNFDLTVKASGDLVVDDHHLIEDTGIVLGQAFAEALGDKAGIARFGEARIPMDEALASVALDLGGRSYLVLDAEFMSAKVGEFSTQMVRHFFESVIQNSKTNMHASVYGDNDHHKIEALFKAFAYAMRRATVIEGEGIKSTKGSL; encoded by the coding sequence ATGAGATCTGCAGAAGTATCACGCAAGACCGGTGAAACCGATATCCGGATAGAACTGAACATCGATGGGACAGGAGATTCAGATATCGATACCGGCATAGGTTTCTTTGACCACATGCTCACAGCATTCTCAAAACATGGCAACTTTGACCTGACTGTCAAAGCCAGCGGAGACCTGGTCGTGGATGATCATCACCTTATAGAAGATACTGGCATAGTGCTGGGCCAGGCTTTTGCAGAAGCACTCGGAGATAAGGCAGGAATTGCCAGGTTCGGAGAAGCCCGCATACCAATGGACGAAGCCCTTGCAAGCGTGGCACTGGATCTTGGCGGTCGCAGTTATCTAGTACTTGATGCAGAGTTCATGTCAGCAAAGGTAGGAGAGTTCAGCACCCAGATGGTCAGGCACTTTTTCGAATCGGTTATCCAGAACTCGAAGACCAATATGCATGCAAGTGTCTACGGTGACAATGACCACCACAAGATAGAGGCACTTTTCAAGGCATTCGCATATGCCATGCGAAGGGCAACGGTCATTGAAGGAGAAGGGATAAAAAGTACCAAGGGAAGCCTTTGA
- a CDS encoding M24 family metallopeptidase: MTKEKNPLDISDTLKDHRSDAFMIVGNSGNADMYYSSSFFASDSFAYIQTKEADEILLISDMERGRAENESRVSQIRTLQECKYRDKIKERGDPSLAYCDCLAEILQHHGARRITVPRDFPYHIAQTLKEEGFSFEAIKSPFQQLRSRKSEQEIEKVKTVQNACNLAMEAAVNMIHKSEIVDGKLNYNGFDLTAEEVRHQIDITLLEHGCESEGTIVACGKGSANPHWEGTGVLRADEPVVIDIFPRSKKNRYFADMTRTVLKGDASERLKDMYEAVHVAQEVAIEMIKPGVKCSDIHGRVCDVFEERGYDTTRSGSQSGFIHSTGHGVGLEIHEAPFVGERDTVLEAGNIITIEPGLYYPDVGGIRLEDLILVTDDGFENLTEMEKEFIV; encoded by the coding sequence ATGACAAAAGAAAAGAATCCTCTTGATATAAGTGATACTCTTAAGGATCACAGATCAGATGCTTTCATGATCGTAGGTAATTCCGGTAATGCCGATATGTACTATTCCTCCAGTTTCTTTGCTTCCGATTCCTTCGCCTATATCCAGACAAAGGAGGCCGATGAGATCCTGCTGATCTCTGATATGGAACGCGGACGTGCGGAGAATGAATCAAGGGTATCACAGATACGTACACTTCAGGAATGTAAGTACCGGGACAAGATAAAGGAAAGAGGAGATCCTTCCCTTGCATACTGTGACTGCCTGGCTGAGATACTGCAGCATCATGGCGCTCGCAGGATAACTGTTCCAAGGGATTTCCCGTATCACATAGCACAGACTCTCAAAGAAGAAGGCTTTTCCTTCGAGGCTATTAAAAGCCCATTCCAGCAGCTACGTTCCCGCAAGAGTGAACAGGAGATCGAAAAGGTAAAGACGGTACAGAATGCCTGCAATCTTGCCATGGAAGCAGCGGTTAATATGATACACAAGTCCGAGATCGTAGACGGCAAACTCAACTATAATGGTTTTGACCTTACAGCGGAAGAAGTGCGTCACCAGATCGATATTACTCTTCTTGAACACGGCTGTGAGTCAGAGGGCACTATTGTGGCATGTGGCAAGGGTTCCGCAAATCCTCACTGGGAGGGTACGGGTGTGCTCCGGGCGGATGAACCTGTTGTTATAGACATATTCCCTCGCAGCAAGAAGAATCGCTATTTTGCCGACATGACCCGTACAGTACTCAAAGGTGATGCATCAGAAAGGCTGAAAGATATGTATGAGGCAGTGCATGTAGCTCAGGAAGTTGCCATTGAAATGATAAAGCCCGGAGTAAAATGCAGTGATATACATGGCAGGGTTTGTGATGTGTTCGAAGAGAGGGGATACGATACCACCAGAAGCGGTTCGCAAAGCGGTTTTATTCACTCCACTGGTCATGGTGTCGGCCTTGAGATACACGAAGCTCCGTTTGTGGGTGAGCGTGACACGGTTCTGGAAGCCGGCAATATCATTACCATAGAACCTGGTCTTTACTATCCCGATGTGGGAGGCATCCGTCTTGAGGACCTTATTCTTGTAACGGATGATGGTTTTGAGAATCTCACGGAAATGGAAAAAGAGTTTATTGTATGA
- the hisG gene encoding ATP phosphoribosyltransferase, whose amino-acid sequence MIRIAIPNKGRLHDPTVSLFREAGLPVLEGGTRKLFAKTTDPEITFLFARAADIPEYVQDGAADVGVTGLDLIHETKSDVEVLLDLNFGGANLVLAVPEESKISSASELNGMRVATEFPNITEEYFREKGVDIEIIKVSGACEMTPHVGIADAIVDISSSGTTLVTNHLKMIDKVFSSSVQLIANNKSMQKDGKIEQIKTAMESVLRAKGKRYLMMNVPEEHLAEVKRVLPGMAGPTVMKVESDSSMLAVHAVVESDRIFATVGKLKKAGARDVLVVPIERMMP is encoded by the coding sequence ATGATACGCATTGCCATACCTAACAAAGGACGTTTGCATGACCCTACGGTCAGCCTGTTCAGGGAAGCAGGATTACCGGTACTTGAAGGTGGTACCAGGAAACTGTTCGCAAAGACCACCGACCCTGAGATCACATTTCTTTTCGCAAGAGCCGCCGATATTCCCGAGTACGTGCAGGACGGTGCTGCCGACGTCGGGGTAACCGGACTGGATCTGATACATGAGACAAAATCAGATGTTGAAGTGCTCCTGGATCTTAATTTCGGAGGGGCAAACCTGGTACTTGCAGTTCCAGAGGAATCAAAGATATCCTCTGCAAGCGAACTCAATGGTATGCGTGTTGCCACTGAATTCCCTAATATCACAGAAGAATACTTCAGGGAGAAGGGAGTCGATATCGAGATAATCAAAGTGAGCGGTGCCTGCGAGATGACACCTCATGTGGGGATTGCGGATGCCATCGTGGACATATCAAGTTCCGGCACGACCCTTGTGACCAACCACCTGAAGATGATAGATAAGGTATTCTCATCATCGGTCCAGCTTATCGCAAACAACAAAAGCATGCAGAAAGACGGTAAGATCGAACAGATCAAAACAGCCATGGAGAGCGTACTGCGTGCCAAGGGTAAGCGCTATCTTATGATGAACGTACCTGAAGAGCATCTTGCAGAGGTAAAAAGAGTGCTTCCGGGAATGGCCGGACCAACGGTCATGAAGGTGGAATCAGATTCATCCATGCTTGCGGTTCACGCGGTGGTCGAATCCGACAGGATATTCGCAACCGTTGGCAAGCTTAAAAAGGCCGGTGCAAGGGACGTTCTGGTCGTGCCAATTGAAAGGATGATGCCCTGA
- the map gene encoding type II methionyl aminopeptidase: MAKVTQDQEEEILEKYFEAGRILSQVRGEAKDRIKVGASMLEVAEFVENRAIELGADGSAFPCNLSRNDEAAHATPYAGEETVFGEDVVKLDLGVQVDGYIADSAITVDLTGKYGDLVKASEAALYAAIDTVKDGVNTAELGEVIEDTITSMGFKPIGNLTGHGLDRYIPHAPPSIPNRRIGNGNVLKSGDVIAIEPFATDGTGKVYDGTLTEIFQVVRKKPVRLPAARKLLKELEPYRTLPFAKRWFKTEKLDFALLQLEKAGVVHSYPVLKEIGGGMVSQAEHTVIVTDDGCEITTK, encoded by the coding sequence ATGGCAAAGGTAACACAGGATCAGGAAGAGGAAATACTGGAAAAATACTTTGAGGCCGGAAGGATACTCTCTCAGGTAAGAGGCGAGGCAAAGGACCGGATCAAAGTAGGTGCAAGCATGCTTGAGGTGGCCGAGTTTGTGGAGAACCGGGCGATCGAGCTGGGCGCAGACGGTTCCGCTTTCCCGTGCAATCTTTCAAGGAACGACGAAGCCGCACACGCAACTCCTTATGCAGGTGAGGAAACGGTTTTCGGGGAAGATGTTGTCAAGCTCGACCTTGGTGTCCAGGTTGACGGCTATATTGCTGATTCTGCTATTACCGTGGATCTTACAGGTAAGTACGGTGACCTTGTAAAGGCATCCGAGGCTGCACTTTATGCGGCTATCGATACTGTGAAGGATGGTGTCAATACCGCAGAGCTCGGTGAGGTTATAGAGGATACCATCACTTCAATGGGATTCAAGCCCATCGGAAACCTTACAGGACACGGGCTGGACAGATATATCCCGCATGCTCCTCCAAGTATCCCGAACAGGAGAATAGGGAACGGTAATGTTCTGAAAAGCGGTGATGTCATTGCCATTGAACCCTTTGCTACCGACGGAACAGGTAAGGTCTATGACGGTACTCTTACAGAGATATTCCAGGTTGTGAGAAAAAAACCGGTGAGATTGCCAGCAGCCAGAAAGCTCTTAAAGGAACTTGAACCGTACAGGACACTTCCCTTTGCCAAGAGATGGTTTAAGACGGAAAAGCTTGACTTCGCGCTGCTACAGCTTGAAAAAGCAGGAGTGGTACATTCGTATCCTGTGCTCAAGGAGATAGGAGGCGGCATGGTCTCACAGGCAGAGCACACTGTAATTGTTACCGATGACGGGTGTGAGATAACAACAAAATGA
- a CDS encoding methionine adenosyltransferase, translated as MLRNIKVEHLVETPIEKQQIELVERKGVGHPDSISDGLAEAVSRALCAEYIKKCGVVLHHNTDETQIVAGRSNPQFGGGEVIQPIYTLLVGRATKEFEGVEIPAEAVALQAARDYLRNTIVDLDLERDMIVDCKLGTGSSDLRDVFNRDRVPVANDTSFGVGHAPFSELEQIVYESERQLITDLKKKIPGIGTDIKVMGLRDGDDISLTICCGMVGRHVDDMDHYMNIKEEMADYVTDLALKRTDRNVSTFINAADNAQCGSVFLTVTGTSAEMGDDGSVGRGNRCNGLITPGRPMSMEATSGKNPINHIGKIYNLLSTQMARDIAKEVPQIQDVHIRLLSQIGMPIDQPLVASAHVIPEDGANFASIRAETESVIDDWLSDITRITDMVVKGELDTF; from the coding sequence ATGTTAAGGAATATCAAAGTCGAACACCTGGTAGAAACGCCAATAGAAAAACAGCAGATCGAGCTTGTGGAGAGGAAGGGTGTCGGTCACCCGGACAGTATCTCGGACGGTCTTGCGGAAGCGGTCAGCCGGGCACTATGCGCTGAATACATAAAAAAATGCGGTGTGGTCCTACACCACAATACCGATGAGACACAGATCGTTGCAGGCAGGTCAAATCCGCAGTTCGGGGGCGGAGAGGTCATCCAGCCCATATACACCCTTCTTGTGGGCAGGGCCACCAAAGAATTCGAAGGCGTGGAGATTCCTGCAGAGGCCGTCGCACTTCAGGCTGCAAGGGATTATCTCAGGAACACGATAGTCGACCTTGATCTTGAAAGGGACATGATCGTGGACTGTAAGCTGGGTACCGGCTCCTCTGACCTGAGGGATGTGTTCAACAGGGATCGTGTGCCGGTAGCAAACGATACTTCCTTTGGTGTGGGACATGCACCGTTCTCAGAACTGGAGCAGATCGTCTATGAATCCGAGAGGCAGCTCATAACCGATCTTAAAAAGAAGATTCCGGGAATTGGTACTGATATCAAGGTCATGGGCCTGCGTGACGGCGATGATATTTCACTTACCATCTGCTGCGGAATGGTGGGCAGGCATGTGGATGACATGGACCACTATATGAATATCAAAGAGGAGATGGCAGACTATGTTACTGACCTTGCGCTAAAACGCACTGACAGGAACGTATCCACATTTATCAATGCAGCAGACAATGCGCAGTGTGGCTCTGTTTTCCTGACCGTTACGGGCACATCTGCAGAAATGGGGGATGATGGCTCTGTTGGTCGTGGTAACCGCTGCAACGGTCTTATAACTCCAGGAAGGCCAATGAGCATGGAAGCCACAAGCGGAAAGAATCCGATCAACCACATCGGTAAGATCTACAACCTGCTTTCTACCCAGATGGCAAGGGACATTGCAAAGGAAGTGCCCCAGATACAGGATGTACACATAAGGTTGCTCTCACAGATCGGCATGCCCATTGACCAGCCACTTGTGGCCAGTGCACATGTGATCCCTGAGGATGGCGCAAACTTCGCATCCATAAGAGCGGAAACAGAATCAGTTATTGATGACTGGCTTTCCGACATTACCAGGATCACCGATATGGTGGTCAAGGGAGAGCTGGATACTTTCTGA
- a CDS encoding DUF5658 family protein has translation MQNTNSHQTNILADMAFFLHDIRYIILFYVFGDFLTTRHALAYGFEENIFLRSVMAEYGVWSFLILKLVFLIIVYYNYKLLRQESAGWRRLWEISKKFIISVGIFLVFNNLMVIFLECSFLEIIKSIPL, from the coding sequence ATGCAGAATACAAACAGTCATCAAACAAACATCCTGGCTGACATGGCATTTTTTCTGCATGATATAAGGTACATCATCCTGTTCTACGTATTCGGTGATTTTTTAACAACCCGACATGCACTGGCATATGGTTTTGAAGAAAACATATTCCTGCGATCGGTCATGGCAGAATACGGAGTATGGTCATTCCTGATACTGAAGCTTGTTTTCCTGATAATAGTATATTATAACTACAAGTTACTGAGACAGGAAAGTGCAGGATGGAGAAGGCTGTGGGAAATATCAAAGAAGTTTATAATAAGCGTGGGTATTTTCCTTGTATTCAACAACCTCATGGTTATCTTTCTGGAATGCAGCTTTCTGGAGATAATTAAGAGTATACCTCTTTAA
- a CDS encoding tyrosine-type recombinase/integrase yields the protein MKEFILPIKLLEHQTLVLFLAKTGNRITRSPIYRIVTDYTEKFGIHNPKGHLHEKFTPHCLWVWFTTWLRRSGMSKDFIKELRGATRGEAMDIYDQISPDELKVAYMKHMPVLRIGPQ from the coding sequence ATGAAAGAGTTCATCCTCCCCATAAAGTTACTGGAACACCAGACCTTAGTGCTCTTCCTGGCAAAGACAGGCAACAGGATCACAAGAAGCCCCATTTACCGGATAGTAACAGACTACACCGAAAAGTTCGGCATACACAACCCGAAAGGCCACTTACACGAAAAGTTTACTCCGCATTGCTTATGGGTATGGTTTACAACCTGGCTTAGAAGATCCGGAATGTCAAAGGACTTCATCAAGGAACTCAGAGGCGCCACCAGAGGCGAGGCCATGGATATATACGACCAGATCTCACCCGATGAGCTGAAGGTCGCTTACATGAAGCATATGCCAGTGTTGAGAATAGGTCCACAGTAA